The Harmonia axyridis chromosome 3, icHarAxyr1.1, whole genome shotgun sequence nucleotide sequence aaCAGACGAATATATCGTCAAAGGTACGCAATGGACCTATTTCCATTTGCATTTCAAATAGCGACGGTGAGAAACCAAGGTTGCGTGTATATCCATTAGAAGAAAAGCACCGAAAAATATGCGGAATAACGTCATTAAACTTGATTGTAATTTTGAAACTCATTCGCAAACTCGATGAAGGAAACTTGTTAATCTTTGACCGGCTGTTTGATGTATAAAAATTAGTTGGAACATTAAGGAATCACTGTTTCTGGCCGACGATTCCAAAACCGATAGTTTAAAGGAATAATCTAAATTGAATTTGTTCATTGGTCAATGTAATTTCATTACTCAATTGTTCTAATaatttttatacaattttttttttttgaaaattttaatttttcttttttccacaGATAAAACCCAAGAACAACAAAGATGTCGGCCAAGGCTATATACGAAGCTACAGGAAAGGATATAATAAACAGGAATTTGCCTATTAACACAGCTGCTGTACAGTGCCGATTTGCTTCAGTTGGGCCAGATACAAATTATTCTGAATTGGTGGCCAAAAATCCATGGCTTAAGTCCGAGAAATTGGTGGTTAAACCAGATCAACTCATCAAACGAAGAGGAAAATTAGGCAAGGATTTAAAATATTCTCAAATCAAGCATAAATACTATTCTCTAACTCTGCTCAGATGTTTTTCATAGCTGTTATTCCCATATTCCAGGTCTTATCGCAGTCAATAAAGACTTTGAAACTGTTAAGCAATGGATAGACCAGCGCATGAACAAAGATCAAAAAGTAGGGGAAGCAGTAGGAAAACTACGTAGTTTCATAATCGAGCCTTTTGTGGCACATAAAGCAGAAGAAGAAGTTTATGTTTGCATATATTCATCCAGAACCTGCGATACCATCCTTTTCTACCACCAAGGAGGTGTTGATATCGGAGATGTTGACAGTAAAGCAGTAAAACTCGAGGTACCAGTTGGTTCAAACACAGACTTCGATACTATAAGTAAGGTAAGGGTAGTGTCATCTTGTAATATTTAGCAATATGCTGAGTTGTTTCTTTGTAGACCCTTCTGAAAGAAGTTAAAGACGCCAATAAAAAATCCATCATAGGCACTTTCATTTACAACTTGTATAAACTTTATGTAGATCTATATTTCACCTATCTTGAGATTAATCCTTTGGTTGTTACCGAGAAAGAGATTTATATCCTTGATTTGGCAGCAAAATTAGATGCTACAGCTGATTTCATCTGCAAACCTCAATGGGGTGAAATTGAATACCCTCCACCATTTGGAAGAGATGCTTTTCCAGGTAAATTCTTAATTATATATATAACAATCAACTCATTGTTGAAAGATGCTCTGTCTTCATCGTAACTATCTATCTTCATCGTTATTTGACCTTTCCCTCATGTCATTAGATAATTTTAACTGAAAAAGCATGCCATAAATTGAACTTTTAATAAAAACTGACAGCTATATTTAATTTGCTTCCAAATTCACCTATATTTCCAATATCATGGGGAAACTATTTTTGATGTTTTGCATGTAATCTTAACGAGTTATAACTTTTAATAATGTCATCAGAGGAAGCATATATTGCTGATTTGGATTCCAAATCTGGTGCTAGTCTAAAACTGACAATTCTCAATAAATCTGGAAGGATATGGACTATGGTTGCTGGAGGAGGAGCATCAGTTATTTATAGTGACACCATTTGTGATCTGGGAGGGGCTAAGGAACTAGCCAATTACGGAGAATATTCAGGTAGGTTTTCATCATTGCAGAAAACCATATCTTGGTATTAATTGAGAACATTTTCATATAgaaatcttttgaatttttgtagGTGCTCCAACAGAACAGCAAACCTACGAATATGCTAAAACTATCTTGGGTCTGATGACACAAGAGAAACATCCACAAGGAAAGGTTTTGATCACAGGAGGTGGAATAGCTAATTTTACAAATGTGGCTGCAACATTCAAGGGTATCATCACGGCTCTAGTTGAATTTCAGGCCAAATTGATAGAGCATAAGGTTTCCATTTTTGTTCGAAGGGCTGGTCCTAACTATCAAGAAGGTTTGAGAAGGATGCGGGAGGTTGGACAGACCTTAGGTGAGTGTCAATCTGCACTTCAATTATTCGTTAAATTATCTGAAGCTTTCGGCAAAATTTTGGTCAGCTGAAGGGAAGTAGCAATATAATTAAAATCAGGAAACCAATAGCTTTTTTGAAAAACggttatgaaaataatatatcaagtAGAACCTTATAGTGTTTcagatatgtttttattttataaatctTGAAAAAGTTTTAGATCTTTGAACAATAAACATTCaaatattgtttcttttttgTAGGAATTCCTTTGTATGTTTTTGGTCCAGAAACTCACATGACTGCAATTTGTGGTTATGCTTTAGGAACCCGTCCAATACCCAAAGAAAACAATGTAGAATTTGCAACTGCAAACTTTTTGCTGCCAAGTGGAGAAAAGCAACCCAATAAGAAATGTTTAGATTCCAACGAAAAAAATAGTTCATGTTCTTTATCGTGTTCGAAGAAAGAAAAGGTGAGCTGCTTTTTGCTTTactaacttttttttattaataagttattcatttttggttttcAATTAACAAAGTCTTACTTTAAAGTCAGTAATTTTTCTTGTTCATTCTTTGCATGCATTTTTCTTGCAACTGTTCATTTATTCTTCATAccaattgattattttctttatGGTTTCATCTATATTGATAAGACTAAGTCTTCCAATATCAttcattttgttcatttcatgaattgagaattttgaaattaacatttATCTGTGGTATTTCTGGGTTCTCTATTTagtttcttattattattggcTTTGGGATTTGAAAAGATTTTCTGAATACTAATCTAATCGAAAACACTTCTAATAATTAAggtaattcaaaaatttgagaataGCACTGACTTGGCATCAGTAACTCTCTTGCGCTCGTTCACTCATTCCTGTCCCTGTTGCGCCCCTGGAGGCCACATAACCATACAAAGGTGTATGTGATATGTGATTTAtcatgtcattgttgtcggttagttccTCTAGGTCAGGGGTTCTGATGATACAATCCCCTTGAAATTTTGTCAAGTgcgattattttatatatacaaaTAAATTTCAGCCTACTCATCTATTTATAATTGGAATTATCTTGATGTTTTGCTTGAGTTTTCTATTGCTTTAGTGACACAgttaatacactgcgcaaaaaattaacgcacattatggaaatctcaaatttattctacaactgaaggtgttctcaatgataattatttttatcagaattatgcatgcatatgttatccactttcaacgtttttcttcaatacatatgtttttttcagcaggaataaaaaaagatgagattatcagattttgaatgtattggctccattctgaaatcagttgttctcgatcaattctagtgatcaatagtttttctttcgtttgattttctacactcgatcgctatgcaacgcgaaacacgcaatttgacccaagaggaatgtgcccaagcgagaagaagggtggacatacacaagaattgcagaaatgtttggagtttcccatacaagtgtgtccagaatgttgcagcgattcaaggagacaggtatgaatatccaaagaccaggacagggtagaccacgggtaataactgccattcaagaacgttatttgagagttgagacaacggtttgcaaccgctcgcctccttcaaaatcagcttgagcaaactcatggggtgtaaattagcactcagactataagaaatcgcctcagagaatatgatttaaggcctcgtgtcgcgacaagaggcccagcttttaccccagcccatcgaagggcgcgtttggattttgcgagaaagcatatccattgggaagaggctgattgggaaagagttatcttcacagatgagtctagattctgcctctaccattgtgatcgacgttcccttgtatacaaacgtccacatgaaagatatgctcagtgcaatttcctgaataccactggtttcgggggaggatcgattatggtatggggtggaatatctttgactgctcgcacataCCTAGTgatcgttgataatggagcaatgaatgctgataggtatataaggaacattcttgaagagcatgtagtgccattcgccccatacattggtgaaaatttcatttttatggacgataatgccagaccccatcgtgcgagcatcgttcaggagtaccttgaagaggttgaagtctctcgaattgAATGGCCAGGAAGAAGTCCAGATCttaatccgattgagcaggtttggacaacctcaatagaaggctgagaagttcagaaaatcatccagctactcttaatgacttaggaatccaactcagagaaatctgggaaggattagatcagaacattttaagatcactcattttgagtatgaaccgtcgttgccgagctgtaattaacgcaaggggtggaaataccaagtattaaaacacttatcagcattccagtattttgaaaattgtttatttctcttctttcacataagattcggtgaaatcctgaattttttcttcaatttaatgtgtcttgttccGTTCACAACCtttccgagagaacataaaaaataagttacaaagtcaatgtagagttaactttcattaaaattgagattttcacaatgtgcgttaatttttttgcgcagtgtatgaaattaaaatttttatataactTGAACGATAAtctcaacatttttttattgcaatgaaAGGGTTGGAATTGAGTTACTGAGCAACTGATGGCCGTCACCAAAATTATATAAGGAGAATTATGATCATAAAACGATGCAATAGGCAATTAATTTTTTAcctaagaataaaaaaattatcttgtTTTGCCTTAGCTGTAATTATTCTAATGCCAATTTTTATCGTCAACATTTGTATTCAAAAGTTGATACCGAGAAAATAAAAGGAATGAAATTGATTTTCACTTATAATTTTTAAGGTCCAAATGAAGGTTGTAATTCCAACAGAAATACCACAGGTAATTTTGGCGTTTTTTTAGTTTCGAATTggtatcttgaaatttttttttcatcaaaagttTCTACTCAATCAGTTTTATTTACTCTTATTTTTCTTACGGCTTCATTGTACtattgaaatgaatagattccattcatataaatttttcgaattatgaGAATACGACATTTTGAAATGCAtttgtatttgttattgtttagAGAATTAGTATCAATTGATTATAGTAATTTGCCAGGATGAAAAGAGTTCCAGGTACCAATATTCCAAATCTTtgtaaaatgtatttatttaaaGAATATATTAATCGCACAATATAGGGCGATGCTACGGATTCGTCTGCAAAAGTTATGTTCACTAATGGCACTAAAGCCATAGTATGGGGTATGCAGTCTAGAGCTATTCAAAGCATGCTTGATTTCGATTTTGTGTGCAGCAGGCCAGAACCAAGTGTAGTTGCAGTCATTTATCCTTTCACTGGGGACCACAAGCAAAAGTATTATTGGGGTCACAAGGAAATCCTTATTCCAGGTaagcattgaaaaatttaataatatataattggctaacacctgcagttggtaatgaataatgaaaatccaaaaaagaaaaagaagtacgatttccaggtgtgtaatatcatacgatattaattaactatctggttaatgtatcaacaaaaatgccatcaaaacaaccattgtcaaacagaagctttccacgctatttcataggaatcataatctaAAGTAAACAAGGAGAATGCACGTCATCAAGGgaaagtagcgatataccggtttcaccttTATTACGCTGGCAGGCGCAACTAGTATGATTTACTGCGGTATGAtttttgtccgctgggtggctCACCGCAGTAAATCATACTAGTTGcgcctgccagcgttcaataagaagcctgctatttcgtttgttcgtcattgttgcgtcaagtgaatttcacgtaaactttacgggcagttgaatattcagaaagacgcATTTACCATTTAGGATgaaaaaccaaccccagcaggtacagcgagggctaaaaatagaacaagagcatccttggcgccacattggcgctacatatggtcatcctgaagtcacatcttagggcaaggaatgaagacgtggaccaatcagggacttggattgcgctttggtatgcaaaatccaaagcgacacttaacatccccaggaaattggggtaccatattcagtacgctcgtagcttttaccttgtaaacacataacttgtacagccaaattcaatatattaggcAAGAAATCCGGTggttcattatcccaatttaatagaatcaAGTCGACTCAATTTCCCAAGAACAGTCATCTTGGGTAGAGTTAtacggtactgatgatccctaataagggtgaaaccggtatatcgctactttcCCTTGATGACGTACATTCTCCttgtttactttcgattatgattcctatggaATTGCGTGGAAagcttctgtttgacaatggttgtgttgatggcatttttgttgatacattaaccagatagttaattaatatcgtatgatattacacacctggaaatcgtacttctttttcttttttgaattttcattattcattgaaaaatttgttagaAAGGAATGTTTTTGACTATTCTTCCTTTTTACAGTTTATAAAAAAATGCAAGATGCTATGAACAAACACCCCACGGCTGATGTACTCGTCAACTTTGCTTCCTTAAGATCAGCCTACCAGAGCACTATAGAAACTATGGAATTCCCACAAATTAGGACCATAGCTATAATTGCGGAGGGTATTCCAGAGAACCAAACAAGGAAACTGATCAAATTGGCTAATGAGAAGAAAGTATCCATAATAGGTGAGAAGAACCATGATAACGGATAAGAAGAGGTCTCATAACCACTTGTTTCCTATGTGTCCTCGTATACACTTACCATCTTTCTTTTATGTATTTgtttacttattattattattattatttgaactggggtcgttttggttcggtaagccttccgggaactgcgaccatgcagatcttttgttcactaccctactcattcatagaaacccagggaggtcgtcaacgacgttaataaaattgacaacctccttaggggccttggccgttacctgtctggtatccaggaccggcttacccatgtgaatggttcttaggccagccagctccggacacttgcatatcaagtgttcggctgtttctatttccgatccacagagcctgcaaatctcttctgctgactttcccatatggtacaaatgatgtttgtacccgtcagcagtcccaccatcacccgaagctcggctcgcgacagcttcaggagcgtaggtaggtgaaatcttcacgaatttctttgcctgagcaagtctaggagtgttagtccagtggattgtcctgctgttcaactcccatagctggaccgcagctttatattggtcttttcctatcccacagaaaggctcaggtccagcaggtgttaaccttgatgcactttttgcaagctcatcagctctttcatttccttcaaccccacagtgccctggtacccatagtagagtcatcctatttcctctggccagttgctttatggtttactcccaagtcagcagatatacataaacagccattatctcggtctgtagaatcgagggctcacttcccagggctttagagatcctcagtttaggtccatatatcccaatgcatgtgcccttctctgtttttgatccatctgtgaatcatatggatgactttttgtccagacgatttacgagacttattgcactaggacggtcatttataaccgtttcaaagagcgtttcaaaatcgtaggtggttggcataatatccgatggttttgcgaggaggtttgaatctaattgattcagtatcctcatatgtccaacccagctcccaggaaggagctttccattatgggaaattcttattgcttcgagcaggctacatttcctcacatgtaggtgtaagggaggcaggtctagtatgacctccagcgctgccgtgggagctgtgcgcgtagctcctgtgacaccaatacacGCCAGCCTTTGAAGTTcctgcaacctgatgcgtgtggtgacctcctccgtttttgtccaccatgctagagatgcataggtgacaatagggcgtactaccgctgtgtataaccacagtaccattttcggattcactccccatgtctttccaaagagtcttttgcatgcccacatagccgccgtggctctggaaagagtcttatctgtatgtttcccccagttcagcttactgtccaggataacacctagatatttacactcactagagaagtgcagagtctgaccatttaagaccagagctctgaggtcgagattccttcttctagtgaacggaattattgatgttttcgaggggttgacagtaagccgctcttccccgcaccaattttcaataattctgagagcaagttgcattcggctacttaGTGAGCCCCCATGCTTGCCTCTTACagtcaccactatgtcgtcggcgtaagcctggacgttGAAGCATTTGTTTACTTAAGGggttcatttcttttttcacAGGCCCAGCCACTGTAGGTGGAGTGAAACCAGGTTGTTTCAAAATTGGTAATACTGGTGGTATGATGGATAACATTCTTCATTCTAAACTGTACAGACCAGGAAGTGTGGCTTATGTTTCAAGATCTGGTGGTATGAGCAATGAATTGAACAATATTATATCGAAAGCCACTGATGGTGTCTATGAAGGTGTAGCTATTGGAGGTGACAGATATCCAGGAACCACATTTATGGACCATATAATGAGGTCAGTGCCATAAAATATAAGTAAAACAATGTATTTATGAAAGAGTTATAGGTATCAGGCAGATCCCAACGTTAAAATGATTGTTCTTCTTGGAGAAGTCGGTGGTGTTGAAGAATACCAAGTCTGTGATGCTCTTGAAACCAAAAAGATCACTAAACCACTTGTTGCTTGGTGCATAGGTACATGTGCTGGCATGTTTACTGCTGAAGTGCAGTTTGGACATGCTGGATCTTGTGCGAACTCTAACAGAGAGACGGCCACTGCCAAAAATGAGGCTTTGCAAGCAAAAGGTGCCTATGTTCCAGAATCCTTTGATTACCTTGGTAAGTTGGTTAAGTAGTGATTTTCTCCAATTTGAAATACTTATCGATTGTCTATCCATAGGTGATTTAATCCACGAAGTGTATGCTACTCTTGTGAATAAGGGAATTATTGTGCCTGCGGCCGAAGTTCCCCCACCCACTGTACCCATGGACTACAGCTGGGCTAGAGAGTTGGGATTGATTAGAAAGCCTGCTAGTTTTATGACTTCAATTTGCGACGAGAGAGGacaagaacttatttatgcggGTAAGTTTGTGTACTTTTTGttgtacctttttttctataattccactttttcttgtttttgaattacactgcgcaaaaaatttcacgcacattatggaaatctcaaatttattctacaactgaaggtgttctcaatgataattatttttatcagaattatgcatgcctatgttatccactttcaacgtttttcttcaatacagatgttttttcccagcaggaataaaaaaagatgagattatcagattttgaatgtattggatccattctgaaatcagttgttctcgatcaattctagtgatcaatagtttttctttcgtttgattttctacactccagcgctatgcaacgcgaaacacgcaatttgaccctagaggaatgtgcccaagcggtagttttgcgagaagaagtgTGGACATATACAAGAATTgtagaaaggtttggagttttccatacaagtgtgtccagcatgttgcagcgattcagggagacaggtatgaatgtccgaagaccaggacagggtagaccacgggtaacaactgccattcaagaacgttacttgagagtttcttcgttgagacaacggtttgcaaccgctcgcctccttcaaaatcagcttgagcaaactcatagggtgcaaattagcactcagacaataagaaatcgcctcagagaatatgatttaaggcctcgtgtcgcggcaagaggctcagctcttaccccagcctatcgaagggcgcgtttggatttcgcgagagagcatatccattgggaagaggctgattgggaaagagagttctcttcacagatgagtctagattctgcctctaccattgtgatcgacgttcccttgtatacagacgtccacatgaaagatatgctcagtgcaattttctgaatactactggtttcgggggaggatcgattatggtatggggtggaatatctttgactgctcgcacagacctagtggtcgttgataatggagctatgaatactgataggtatataaggaacattcttgaagagcatgtagtgccatttgccccatacattgctaaaatttcatttttatggacgataatgccagaccccatcgtgcgcgcatcgttcagaagtaccttgaagaggttgaagtctctcgaatggaatggccagcaagaagtccagatctcaatccgactGAGCAGGTTTAGGACAACCttaatagaaggctgagaagttcagaaaatcatccagctactcttaatgacttaggaatccaactcagagaaatctgggaaggattagatcagaacattttaagatcactcagaatgtgcgttaatttgtTTGCGCAGTGTCtttatttgataatttgtttattttcgTATGATGTCATTTTCAGATCTTTTTGTTAAGTGTTCccattttttcaattacaggTATGCCAATTTCTGATGTTTTACAGAAAAATGTAGGTATTGGTGGCGTCATATCCCTCCTCTGGTTCCAACGTTGCTTACCTTCTTATGTCTGCAAGTTCTTTGAAATGTGCTTAATGGTTACTGCAGACCATGGACCTGCTGTATCTGGAGCTCACAACACCATAGTGTGCGCAAGAGCTGGTAAAGATTTGGTGTCCAGTGTAGTTTCTGGATTATTGACTATCGGCGATAGGTTCGGAGGTGCTCTTGATGGCGCTGCAAAGCAGTTCAGCGAAGCTTACGATTCAGGTTGAGTGGAAtacttatttaaaaaaaaaaaaattatttgtcctAGAATCAAGGCCgtagctagaaaaaaatttaggGGGTCTGTCGCCTGAACTCTCTGAATATGCAATAAAATTGGGAAAGTTGGGAATATTTTCGGTGAAATTGgaattgtaaaattttgtttctgaaaaaattttggggAGAGGGTCTGAACTCCATCGGACTCTTCCCTGGCTATGGCCTTGCCTATAATAACCATAAGTTCAAATATTATATGGAAACATCTCAACATATACTTTGTACtaaatatatggattgtgaaaGAAACAATTTGAAACAACTTCATTGATTTTGTTGCTTGCAGGCCTACATCCAGCAGAATTTGTAAACTCAATGCGTAATAAGGGTCAATTAATTATGGGTATTGGACATAGGGTAAAATCGATAAATAATCCTGATCAAAGAGTGAAAATCGTTAAGGAGTTCGTGATGGCAAATTTTCCAGGCACACCGCTCTTGAAATATGCCCTGGAAGTAGAGAAATTGACCACAAGTAAAAAACCTAACCTTATTTTGAACGTAGATGGTGTTATCGCATGTTCATTTGTCGATATGCTAAGGAATTGTGGGAGCTTTACCAGGTGAGTGATGAAACACATATCTACATTTGATTCTGATAACTGagtaatacagggtgattcaccgggatggcctattagacgtttatggaaaactaatcataattttgagctgaaaattttcatattggggtttgagacaatgatctttctccctaaaatattttcagatctctacaacttccggttataccggaaacagactactacttcttcatttcaaatggcacacccagtatattattgcatcattagatagcttttttgatggcaatttcggcaatatgccatacctttgggtaaaaattcaacggttcatgagttattggcatttttatgaaaaaaaaggtggcgatgaagactcacattttttcgaatatttcagcagaaaaagcttttttcgaaaaattgttttcttcttcgattccgcaaatacgtagcattataagactgttttcggcttgtaccaaaaatgtacagggtgtttataagaggatcatgaacttggacaaatcaaattcatcaaaactcaagattttcaaattagaacctatattttttgttatttcagtcgatactacgtctaaaaatagtgggggttacttaagcaaaccctatacctaaaattaatACTTTAAAAGTTTTCAAGGAAGAACTGCAAATGAgtaaaaaccgctatttataactgtatGGAGTATTctgcgatttccgaaaaacacagaaagaaactaaaattcgatgttttcataactaaatttgacatatcaagaaatgtaatgaattatttgtaattgaaaatgtattggtttatggatttctcaacaatcccaacgaaaaattaattaaaattcatgaaatgtaaactttagttatccaaacatcgaattttagtttctttctatgtcttccggaagtaacagacagttattaatacagttataaatagcggtttttcctcatttgaagttcttcccctataactcttaaagtattcattttaggtaaagggtttgtttaagtaacccccactatttttgtacgtagaatcgactgaaataataaaaaatataggttctaatttgaaaatcttgagttttgatgaattcgagttgtccaagttcatgatccccttataaacaccctttacatttttggtccaagccgaaaacagtcttataatactacgtatttgcggaatcgaaaaagaaaaacattttttcgaaaaaagctttttctgctgaaatattcaaaaaaatgtgagtcctcatcgccaccttttttttcataagaatcccaataactcatgaaccgttgaatttttacccaatgtatggcatattgccgaaattgccataaaaaagctatctaatgatgcaataatatactgggtgtgccatttgaaatgaggaagtggtagtctgtttccggtataaccggaagttgtagagatctgaaaatattttagggagaaagatcattgtctcaaaccccaatatgaaaattttcagctcaaaattatgattagttttccataaacgtctaataggccatcccggtgaatcaccttgtatttCGAGAAAATATATTACTAATTTTGTAATATCTTTCTAGTGAGGAAGCCCAGGAGTACATAAATATAGGTGCCATAAATTCCTTATTCGTTCTGGGTCGTTCAATAGGATTCATAGGCCATTTCATGGATCAGAAGAGGCTTAAGCAAGGTCTCTACAGACATCCCTGGGACGATATTTCATATGTTCTTCCTGAACAATACAACAATTAAAATTTCCTGGAAAAATTTTCGATTAGTATACATACATTTGTTTTACTTTGGGAAGTAAAAGATGTGGATGATAAAAATGCAGGGATGTTATGTGAAGAGTGAAATGACCAGAATGCATTTTGTGACAAAAAACTTTTAGTGTGGCTCATACAAAAATTCGACTTAACtcacaataatttgaatatatcaaccaaattgtttttttgtgGCATTTCTTGTTCTGTTAATCCAACTTTTGTGTAACCAAC carries:
- the LOC123675602 gene encoding ATP-citrate synthase isoform X1 → MSAKAIYEATGKDIINRNLPINTAAVQCRFASVGPDTNYSELVAKNPWLKSEKLVVKPDQLIKRRGKLGLIAVNKDFETVKQWIDQRMNKDQKVGEAVGKLRSFIIEPFVAHKAEEEVYVCIYSSRTCDTILFYHQGGVDIGDVDSKAVKLEVPVGSNTDFDTISKTLLKEVKDANKKSIIGTFIYNLYKLYVDLYFTYLEINPLVVTEKEIYILDLAAKLDATADFICKPQWGEIEYPPPFGRDAFPEEAYIADLDSKSGASLKLTILNKSGRIWTMVAGGGASVIYSDTICDLGGAKELANYGEYSGAPTEQQTYEYAKTILGLMTQEKHPQGKVLITGGGIANFTNVAATFKGIITALVEFQAKLIEHKVSIFVRRAGPNYQEGLRRMREVGQTLGIPLYVFGPETHMTAICGYALGTRPIPKENNVEFATANFLLPSGEKQPNKKCLDSNEKNSSCSLSCSKKEKVQMKVVIPTEIPQGDATDSSAKVMFTNGTKAIVWGMQSRAIQSMLDFDFVCSRPEPSVVAVIYPFTGDHKQKYYWGHKEILIPVYKKMQDAMNKHPTADVLVNFASLRSAYQSTIETMEFPQIRTIAIIAEGIPENQTRKLIKLANEKKVSIIGPATVGGVKPGCFKIGNTGGMMDNILHSKLYRPGSVAYVSRSGGMSNELNNIISKATDGVYEGVAIGGDRYPGTTFMDHIMRYQADPNVKMIVLLGEVGGVEEYQVCDALETKKITKPLVAWCIGTCAGMFTAEVQFGHAGSCANSNRETATAKNEALQAKGAYVPESFDYLGDLIHEVYATLVNKGIIVPAAEVPPPTVPMDYSWARELGLIRKPASFMTSICDERGQELIYAGMPISDVLQKNVGIGGVISLLWFQRCLPSYVCKFFEMCLMVTADHGPAVSGAHNTIVCARAGKDLVSSVVSGLLTIGDRFGGALDGAAKQFSEAYDSGLHPAEFVNSMRNKGQLIMGIGHRVKSINNPDQRVKIVKEFVMANFPGTPLLKYALEVEKLTTSKKPNLILNVDGVIACSFVDMLRNCGSFTSEEAQEYINIGAINSLFVLGRSIGFIGHFMDQKRLKQGLYRHPWDDISYVLPEQYNN